A part of Acropora palmata chromosome 8, jaAcrPala1.3, whole genome shotgun sequence genomic DNA contains:
- the LOC141889136 gene encoding kinesin light chain 1-like isoform X3, with protein MTNLEGNKKWSQDEIINNTRNVVRGLETLKNEHSGLLNNLTSNPAKNGGEAELEMEKGSIIQESIEKIELGLGEAQVMMALCSHLSTVEAEKQKLKAQVKRLCQENAWLREELSVTQQKLQESEQKVAQLEEEKKHLEFMNSIKKYDDDKHDEGIENDISLDVLSQDEDDTEVDDETLSQASSATSASASGVYEIPARLRTLHNLVIQYASQGRYEVAVPLCKQALEDLEKTSGHDHPDVATMLNILALVYRDQNKYKEAANLLHDALTIREKTLGEDHPAVAATLNNLAVLYGKRGKYKEAEPLCKRALEIREKVLGKDHPDVAKQLNNLALLCQNQGKYDEVEQYYQRALEIYTTKLGPDDPNVAKTKNNLASAYLKQGKYKAAETLYKQVLTRAHEREFGPGTESSLEDDGKRGKDNAPYGEYGGWHKAAKVDSPTVTTTLRNLGALYRRQGKFEAAETLEECALRSRQNVCH; from the exons ATGACGAACCTTGAAGGGAACAAAAAATGGAGTCAAGATGAAATTATAAACAACACCAGAAATGTTGTACGAGGGTTAGaaaccttgaaaaatgaaCACTCGGGGCTCTTAAACAATCTAACTTCCAACCCCGCAAAAAATGGAGGAGAAGCGGAATTGGAAATGGAGAAGGGTTCTATTATTCAGGAATCTATCGAAAAAATCGAGCTGGGATTAGGTGAAGCTCAG GTCATGATGGCATTGTGCAGCCATCTTAGCACGGTTGAGgcagaaaaacagaaattgaaaGCTCAAGTGAAAAGGCTTTGTCAAGAGAATGCATGGCTCAGAGAAGAACTGTCTGTCACACAACAGAAGCTTCAAGAAAGTGAACAGAAAGTTGCTCAGCTTGAAGAGGAGAAAAAACACCTCGAATTTATGAACTCAATCAAAAAATATGATGAT GATAAGCAT GATGAGGGTATTGAAAATGACATCAGTCTTGATGTGCTGTCACAAGATGAGGATGATACAGAGGTTGATG ATGAAACTTTGAGTCAGGCATCGTCAGCAACCTCGGCCAGTGCATCAGGTGTTTATGAAATCCCGGCAAGACTGAGGACTTTGCACAATTTGGTCATCCAGTATGCATCACAG gGTCGTTATGAAGTGGCAGTTCCACTGTGCAAACAAGCTTTAGAAGATCTGGAAAAGACGTCAGGCCATGATCATCCAGACGTGGCAACTATGCTAAACATCCTCGCTCTTGTATACAG GGACCAAAACAAGTACAAAGAAGCTGCCAACCTGCTTCACGATGCGCTAACCATTCGCGAGAAGACGCTTGGCGAGGATCACCCAGCT GTAGCCGCAACTCTCAACAACTTAGCAGTCCTTTATGgtaaaagaggaaaatataaGGAGGCGGAACCGCTTTGTAAACGAGCCTTGGAGATAAGAGAGAAG GTATTGGGTAAAGACCATCCCGACGTAGCTAAGCAGTTGAATAATTTAGCTTTGCTCTGTCAGAACCAAGGGAAGTACGATGAG GTGGAGCAGTATTATCAACGAGCTTTGGAAATTTACACCACCAAACTCGGACCTGACGATCCTAACGTGGCCAAGACAAAAAATAACTTG GCCTCGGCGTATTTGAAACAAGGGAAATACAAGGCTGCGGAAACTCTTTACAAACAG GTTCTCACGAGAGCTCACGAGCGCGAGTTTGGACCTGGTACCGAGTCATCCCTGGAGGATGATGGAAAGCGCGGGAAAGATAACGCTCCTTACGGTGAATACGGCGGCTGGCACAAGGCGGCAAAAGTCGACAGTCCGACTGTTACCACCACCCTTAGGAATCTGGGCGCCTTGTACCGCAGACAGGGCAAGTTTGAAGCAGCGGAGACATTAGAAGAGTGTGCGCTGAGGTCTCGACAGAACGTAT GCCATTGA
- the LOC141889141 gene encoding putative ATP-dependent RNA helicase DDX49: MADNSECSFSSLGLNSWLAKQCHSVGIKRPTEIQQKCIPAILAGRDCIGCAKTGSGKTAAFALPILQKLCEDPYGIFAVVLTPTRELAYQISDQFRALGKPINLKEAVVIGGLDMMKQALALDKKPHIVIATPGRLADHLKSTDTVDIKKIKFLVLDEADRLLEPSFSDDLQVIFDNVPRERQTLLFSATLTDTLQELRELSSNEPFYHQVKSDIATVSELDQRYILAAASVKDCYLVYILREHAENKSVIVFTHTCKNCQALANMLWKCDIPCIALHSLKSQGERLAGLASFKSGISKVLVATDLASLGLDIPQVELVINSNVPASAKDYIHRVGRTARAGRGGMAITIMTQFDVDRVKEIEAAINTKLVEFETNEKEVLFLLKPVMVAKREAELRVQSSAVLEKRKINQRKKLILEGKDPDEEQPKKKHRKKKGRKRDLSKK, from the exons ATGGCGGACAATTCCGAGTgtagtttttcttctttgggGCTAAATAGTTGGCTCGCAAAACAATGCCATAGCGTAGGAATAAAGCGTCCGAcagaaattcaacaaaaatgtATACCAGCAATCCTAGCAGGACGAGATTGCATTGGGTGTGCGAAAACTGGAAGCGGAAAAACGGCCGCATTTGCTCTTCCAATTCTTCAGAAGCTTTGTGAAGATCCCTACGGAATATTTGCTGTCGTTCTCACCCCCACAAG GGAGCTGGCCTATCAGATATCTGATCAGTTTAGAGCACTTGGCAAACCAATTAACCTGAAGGAAGCAGTGGTCATTGGTGGCCTTGATATGATGAAACAAGCATTGGCTCTCGACAAGAAACCACACATTGTCATAGCAACCCCTGGTCGACTAGCTGACCACCTTAAAAGCACAGACACAGTGGAtatcaagaaaataaagttcttGGTTCTTGATGAAGCAGACAGGCTTCTAGAACCGTCATTTAGTGATGATTTACAGGTCATATTTGATAATGTGCCTAGGGAAAGACAGACGTTACTTTTTAGTGCAACTCTCACTGACACATTACAGGAACTGAGGGAGCTATCAAGCAATGAACCATTTTACCATCAAGTCAAGTCCGA CATTGCAACTGTGTCAGAGCTTGACCAAAGGTACATTCTTGCGGCGGCATCTGTGAAAGATTGTTACCTTGTGTACATCTTGAGAGAGCATGCAGAGAATAAATCTGTCATAGTATTCACACATACCTGCAAAAACTGCCAAGCACTAGCGAATATGCTGTGGAAGTGTGACATACCATGTATAGCGCTTCATTCGTTGAAGTCTCAAGGAGAGAGATTAGCTGGGCTTGCGTCATTCAAGTCAGGAATTTCCAAGGTATTGGTGGCAACAGATCTGGCAAGTCTTGGACTGGATATACCTCAAGTTGAACTGGTCATTAACAGCAATGTACCTGCATCAGCCAAAGACTACATACACAGAGTGGGACGTACAGCTCGAGCAGGACGGGGAGGAATGGCCATCACCATAATGACACAGTTTGATGTAGATCGCGTTAAGGAAATTGAGGCAGCAATTAACACAAAACTTGTGGAGTTTGAAACTAATGAGAAAGAGGTGTTGTTTCTACTGAAACCTGTGATGGTGGCAAAAAGGGAGGCGGAGTTAAGAGTTCAGAGCAGTGCTGTGTTGGAGAAGAGGAAGATCaaccaaagaaagaaattgatcCTTGAAGGTAAAGACCCTGATGAGGaacagccaaaaaagaaacaccGGAAAAAGAAAGGGAGGAAAAGGGATTTGTCTAAGAAATGA
- the LOC141889136 gene encoding kinesin light chain-like isoform X2, giving the protein MTNLEGNKKWSQDEIINNTRNVVRGLETLKNEHSGLLNNLTSNPAKNGGEAELEMEKGSIIQESIEKIELGLGEAQVMMALCSHLSTVEAEKQKLKAQVKRLCQENAWLREELSVTQQKLQESEQKVAQLEEEKKHLEFMNSIKKYDDDEGIENDISLDVLSQDEDDTEVDDETLSQASSATSASASGVYEIPARLRTLHNLVIQYASQGRYEVAVPLCKQALEDLEKTSGHDHPDVATMLNILALVYRDQNKYKEAANLLHDALTIREKTLGEDHPAVAATLNNLAVLYGKRGKYKEAEPLCKRALEIREKVLGKDHPDVAKQLNNLALLCQNQGKYDEVEQYYQRALEIYTTKLGPDDPNVAKTKNNLASAYLKQGKYKAAETLYKQVLTRAHEREFGPGTESSLEDDGKRGKDNAPYGEYGGWHKAAKVDSPTVTTTLRNLGALYRRQGKFEAAETLEECALRSRQNAIDVVRQTKVAQLLAEDVGGNSSFSAGGSVASSASSLNGSSSKTSIESERDESNDDKKNGKREKTFSRLKRTLSSRGQKLMEKMGASGTRLQRSSSRDNLAHHAKLSASERISRSTPMLAQPQSDPDRGRSGSISIRGAHLGS; this is encoded by the exons ATGACGAACCTTGAAGGGAACAAAAAATGGAGTCAAGATGAAATTATAAACAACACCAGAAATGTTGTACGAGGGTTAGaaaccttgaaaaatgaaCACTCGGGGCTCTTAAACAATCTAACTTCCAACCCCGCAAAAAATGGAGGAGAAGCGGAATTGGAAATGGAGAAGGGTTCTATTATTCAGGAATCTATCGAAAAAATCGAGCTGGGATTAGGTGAAGCTCAG GTCATGATGGCATTGTGCAGCCATCTTAGCACGGTTGAGgcagaaaaacagaaattgaaaGCTCAAGTGAAAAGGCTTTGTCAAGAGAATGCATGGCTCAGAGAAGAACTGTCTGTCACACAACAGAAGCTTCAAGAAAGTGAACAGAAAGTTGCTCAGCTTGAAGAGGAGAAAAAACACCTCGAATTTATGAACTCAATCAAAAAATATGATGAT GATGAGGGTATTGAAAATGACATCAGTCTTGATGTGCTGTCACAAGATGAGGATGATACAGAGGTTGATG ATGAAACTTTGAGTCAGGCATCGTCAGCAACCTCGGCCAGTGCATCAGGTGTTTATGAAATCCCGGCAAGACTGAGGACTTTGCACAATTTGGTCATCCAGTATGCATCACAG gGTCGTTATGAAGTGGCAGTTCCACTGTGCAAACAAGCTTTAGAAGATCTGGAAAAGACGTCAGGCCATGATCATCCAGACGTGGCAACTATGCTAAACATCCTCGCTCTTGTATACAG GGACCAAAACAAGTACAAAGAAGCTGCCAACCTGCTTCACGATGCGCTAACCATTCGCGAGAAGACGCTTGGCGAGGATCACCCAGCT GTAGCCGCAACTCTCAACAACTTAGCAGTCCTTTATGgtaaaagaggaaaatataaGGAGGCGGAACCGCTTTGTAAACGAGCCTTGGAGATAAGAGAGAAG GTATTGGGTAAAGACCATCCCGACGTAGCTAAGCAGTTGAATAATTTAGCTTTGCTCTGTCAGAACCAAGGGAAGTACGATGAG GTGGAGCAGTATTATCAACGAGCTTTGGAAATTTACACCACCAAACTCGGACCTGACGATCCTAACGTGGCCAAGACAAAAAATAACTTG GCCTCGGCGTATTTGAAACAAGGGAAATACAAGGCTGCGGAAACTCTTTACAAACAG GTTCTCACGAGAGCTCACGAGCGCGAGTTTGGACCTGGTACCGAGTCATCCCTGGAGGATGATGGAAAGCGCGGGAAAGATAACGCTCCTTACGGTGAATACGGCGGCTGGCACAAGGCGGCAAAAGTCGACAGTCCGACTGTTACCACCACCCTTAGGAATCTGGGCGCCTTGTACCGCAGACAGGGCAAGTTTGAAGCAGCGGAGACATTAGAAGAGTGTGCGCTGAGGTCTCGACAGAAC GCCATTGACGTTGTTCGTCAAACCAAAGTAGCTCAACTTCTCGCTGAAGATGTTGGTGGGAACTCCTCTTTTTCCGCGGGCGGCAGCGTGGCATCTTCCGCGTCATCTCTCAATGGCAGCAGCAGTAAAACATCCATTGAATCCGAAAGAGACGAAAGCAACGACGACAAGAAGAATGGAAAGCGAGAGAAGACATTTTCACGCCTCAAGCGAACCCTTAGCAGCCGCGGCCAGAAACTGATGGAGAAGATGGGAGCCAGTGGCACACGACTCCAGCGGTCGTCATCACGTGACAACCTAGCCCACCATGCCAAGCTGTCAGCGTCGGAGCGAATTTCTCGAAGCACACCTATGCTGGCTCAGCCGCAATCTGATCCTGACAGGGGAAGGTCGGGAAGTATCAGCATCAGAGGGGCTCATCTAGGGTCATAA
- the LOC141889136 gene encoding kinesin light chain-like isoform X1, whose translation MTNLEGNKKWSQDEIINNTRNVVRGLETLKNEHSGLLNNLTSNPAKNGGEAELEMEKGSIIQESIEKIELGLGEAQVMMALCSHLSTVEAEKQKLKAQVKRLCQENAWLREELSVTQQKLQESEQKVAQLEEEKKHLEFMNSIKKYDDDKHDEGIENDISLDVLSQDEDDTEVDDETLSQASSATSASASGVYEIPARLRTLHNLVIQYASQGRYEVAVPLCKQALEDLEKTSGHDHPDVATMLNILALVYRDQNKYKEAANLLHDALTIREKTLGEDHPAVAATLNNLAVLYGKRGKYKEAEPLCKRALEIREKVLGKDHPDVAKQLNNLALLCQNQGKYDEVEQYYQRALEIYTTKLGPDDPNVAKTKNNLASAYLKQGKYKAAETLYKQVLTRAHEREFGPGTESSLEDDGKRGKDNAPYGEYGGWHKAAKVDSPTVTTTLRNLGALYRRQGKFEAAETLEECALRSRQNAIDVVRQTKVAQLLAEDVGGNSSFSAGGSVASSASSLNGSSSKTSIESERDESNDDKKNGKREKTFSRLKRTLSSRGQKLMEKMGASGTRLQRSSSRDNLAHHAKLSASERISRSTPMLAQPQSDPDRGRSGSISIRGAHLGS comes from the exons ATGACGAACCTTGAAGGGAACAAAAAATGGAGTCAAGATGAAATTATAAACAACACCAGAAATGTTGTACGAGGGTTAGaaaccttgaaaaatgaaCACTCGGGGCTCTTAAACAATCTAACTTCCAACCCCGCAAAAAATGGAGGAGAAGCGGAATTGGAAATGGAGAAGGGTTCTATTATTCAGGAATCTATCGAAAAAATCGAGCTGGGATTAGGTGAAGCTCAG GTCATGATGGCATTGTGCAGCCATCTTAGCACGGTTGAGgcagaaaaacagaaattgaaaGCTCAAGTGAAAAGGCTTTGTCAAGAGAATGCATGGCTCAGAGAAGAACTGTCTGTCACACAACAGAAGCTTCAAGAAAGTGAACAGAAAGTTGCTCAGCTTGAAGAGGAGAAAAAACACCTCGAATTTATGAACTCAATCAAAAAATATGATGAT GATAAGCAT GATGAGGGTATTGAAAATGACATCAGTCTTGATGTGCTGTCACAAGATGAGGATGATACAGAGGTTGATG ATGAAACTTTGAGTCAGGCATCGTCAGCAACCTCGGCCAGTGCATCAGGTGTTTATGAAATCCCGGCAAGACTGAGGACTTTGCACAATTTGGTCATCCAGTATGCATCACAG gGTCGTTATGAAGTGGCAGTTCCACTGTGCAAACAAGCTTTAGAAGATCTGGAAAAGACGTCAGGCCATGATCATCCAGACGTGGCAACTATGCTAAACATCCTCGCTCTTGTATACAG GGACCAAAACAAGTACAAAGAAGCTGCCAACCTGCTTCACGATGCGCTAACCATTCGCGAGAAGACGCTTGGCGAGGATCACCCAGCT GTAGCCGCAACTCTCAACAACTTAGCAGTCCTTTATGgtaaaagaggaaaatataaGGAGGCGGAACCGCTTTGTAAACGAGCCTTGGAGATAAGAGAGAAG GTATTGGGTAAAGACCATCCCGACGTAGCTAAGCAGTTGAATAATTTAGCTTTGCTCTGTCAGAACCAAGGGAAGTACGATGAG GTGGAGCAGTATTATCAACGAGCTTTGGAAATTTACACCACCAAACTCGGACCTGACGATCCTAACGTGGCCAAGACAAAAAATAACTTG GCCTCGGCGTATTTGAAACAAGGGAAATACAAGGCTGCGGAAACTCTTTACAAACAG GTTCTCACGAGAGCTCACGAGCGCGAGTTTGGACCTGGTACCGAGTCATCCCTGGAGGATGATGGAAAGCGCGGGAAAGATAACGCTCCTTACGGTGAATACGGCGGCTGGCACAAGGCGGCAAAAGTCGACAGTCCGACTGTTACCACCACCCTTAGGAATCTGGGCGCCTTGTACCGCAGACAGGGCAAGTTTGAAGCAGCGGAGACATTAGAAGAGTGTGCGCTGAGGTCTCGACAGAAC GCCATTGACGTTGTTCGTCAAACCAAAGTAGCTCAACTTCTCGCTGAAGATGTTGGTGGGAACTCCTCTTTTTCCGCGGGCGGCAGCGTGGCATCTTCCGCGTCATCTCTCAATGGCAGCAGCAGTAAAACATCCATTGAATCCGAAAGAGACGAAAGCAACGACGACAAGAAGAATGGAAAGCGAGAGAAGACATTTTCACGCCTCAAGCGAACCCTTAGCAGCCGCGGCCAGAAACTGATGGAGAAGATGGGAGCCAGTGGCACACGACTCCAGCGGTCGTCATCACGTGACAACCTAGCCCACCATGCCAAGCTGTCAGCGTCGGAGCGAATTTCTCGAAGCACACCTATGCTGGCTCAGCCGCAATCTGATCCTGACAGGGGAAGGTCGGGAAGTATCAGCATCAGAGGGGCTCATCTAGGGTCATAA